A part of Excalfactoria chinensis isolate bCotChi1 chromosome 23, bCotChi1.hap2, whole genome shotgun sequence genomic DNA contains:
- the LOC140262020 gene encoding LOW QUALITY PROTEIN: receptor-type tyrosine-protein phosphatase V-like (The sequence of the model RefSeq protein was modified relative to this genomic sequence to represent the inferred CDS: inserted 1 base in 1 codon) has product MDQPRLERQSCAHTGANXRVGEHQGSATHRDGMRSTAGTSSSRAPLPMRPPLLPLLVLWVPRFLGTLAEEEGCNGTAWAGLEAQDALGDRGLILNVSASNQGRLGSLLISWDEPEGDAEGYSLTLSPLGSGTLLQNGSVGPNITNFWFHGLTPGTYYEIEVTAALHCMDTARQTVTAQTSPSPVRNLSLSSSGSPTSLHASWAAGSGQWDGYQLTLYHSNSQMLVRNASVPPNTTTFLFDGLVAGSEYALKVSTLAGAGQASTSTHQWTAPSIPTQLKLSPSSSTSLSATWAGAGGAAWLHLVLRNLHTQTVTKTLSAKRGLTSYSFQHLQPGTQYWLGLSVVAGPYTMDGPNATAWTYPLSPTNVTLSGAEEQNSLQAHWSIPAGQRDFYLVTLREVEGGAPTRNISIGGDNGRVAFHGLSPGKQYSVQVTAVAGPYRASARSAAAWTQPLPPSALSLSSHGSPSSLQASWEEAMGEGYMVALSPTERPVKNSSLLIGATNVTYEGLHPGTLYTFEVSTVAGPYTSMPLRITNWTYPLPLEQLTLSNQGCSTSLQAAWRAALTGSTGYTGTLWESRSQERVRNVSVGNNWMNVTFEDLVPGRQYTLEMAAMAGPYRSSVRSATDWTYPLAPSGVTLTNTRHPLGLSAFWDKAAGDVDQFHLQLYSKSHPVQRNISVGPNIHNFTFLGLTPGVQYFLKVSVLAGPYRSSSHFATEWTYPLSLANVSVQPGRRPQELHVSWVESGGGREHLVQLLVAESMSIIRNVSVPHGVTHLDLEGLVPGSRYQVEIISQAGPHRISSQTAIGYTVPLPPLSLSTSPVGTAWALAVHWETPPGQRDGYLLSVLEEGSSSPARNLEVGKDSTNVTLMQLTPGACYLVGIWAVAGAFRSLPRNTTGCTVPAAPTNLSLTNPGSSSELHAWWNKPLGRRDHYRVVLHSLTQSRDRVQTVSQDTQNIIWTHLEAGSRFAVQVIAVKGSLEASSANVTQWTYPLAPANLTLRSPSASALRASWAAVGRGAESYVAELYDTASSRRVGHAVLGGGARSHIFHSLNPGTHYRVAVRATAGPYHTRTSNLTHCTRPLPPNAVCLLNTGHPDRLSASWGAAAGGHDGYMLTLYHAGLGTTAATASAGRDTHNVTFTGLAPGYEYCLEVSATAGPYQTAAPNVSGWTSPLPPTAVRLLNTGHPDRLSASWGAAAGGHNGYVLSLYHAGLGTTAATASAGRDTHNVTFTGLAPGSKYLLEVASIAGSYQTPAGNVSNWTYPLAPRNVYMTNQGYPNRLSVSWRAEPQGHDGYRLLLYHSGSGVLAASTSVGKGIGKFTFSGLDPGHKYLLEVVSMAGPYTASAGNISDWTTPSVPHNLSVVLEGNSTVLISWGSVPGQQDDCQLWLRDPRNSSLPRQHALTKGQFQHLLHGLTPGRNYSVSLSCVAGPYWSSTKPLVVAMEPNPVEDVQCLPESRSLFVNWSSSPGDVEAYEVVTERLSDGPPTPKHSVSVPMSQASLEGLQPNSSYRIAVSTVGINAMKSPAVTLLCNTTAEALPPPLRAEVFQIEASSTVIISSDLFSEENGQIEYYGVVATTNDSLLRPTQDIMSSTWYDHYYGTEDSYLAVLIPNPFHPSSTQSPETWRVPMGTEECSQTRAMCNGKLKANEQYRFSIAAFTKYDPVTPAVSFTTFSAAGDSMDTAPLPVPIIAGIAVGFLLTLAAIFALVYWKQLRARRTQKSSLPQEMVTYSLRNVHRPVPIQNFKQYYEMKTASGNHAFFQEFEELKEVGKEQLKVGAELPANVSKNRYPHVLPYDHSRVRLSQLGDDLHSDYINANFVPGYTSPQEFIVTQGPLKKTIEDFWRLVWEQNVCNIIMLTVCMENGRVLCDHYWPSEAAPVSYGQVQVHLLSHSSAEEWTMREFKLWHEGLRAERHVSHLHYTAWPDHGIPESTTSILTFRELVREHIQSAKDAGPTLVHCSAGVGRSGTFIALDRLLQQMKQEKVVDMFGVVYTLRMNRYQMIQTLSQYIFLHSCILDKILEEPLLGLSGTETSCPIPLKSFAQHYSQNSAKSNMGFLREYETLLEVAKEETSSATPSLGTQQARPSSSILPYDRSRVKFSLLDQGPFSGLQVWRVPGCSSSRDYLAVQGPDKLTVEDFWMLVWEQDVHTILTLLPWQEVGEVPYDTCWPLEGDSVCTKLLTIQCGTEKPASGWRCIQLKVKHEKKGKEKQVQQFLYRLWSSKEQPNVQNLVELLTAIRRCVPNRKRASPLLLHCSGGENQMGTLIALDCLLHQLKTERTVDVYGVTLQLMRSCCFMTPTLDQYMFLYTCIRDIITQKQP; this is encoded by the exons CAGTCCGCAACCTGAGCCTGAGCAGCAGCGGCAGCCCAACCTCACTGCACGCCTCCTGGGCAGCCGGCAGCGGGCAGTGGGATGGTTACCAGCTCACCCTGTATCACAGCAACTCACAGATGCTGGTGAGAAATGCATCCGTCCCACCAAACACCACCACCTTCCTGTTTGACGGGTTGGTTGCTGGCAGTGAATACGCCTTGAAGGTCAGCACGCTGGCTGGGGCCGGCCAGGCGAGCACCAGTACCCACCAGTGGACAG CACCCTCCATCCCCACCCAGCTGaagctcagccccagctccagcaccagcCTCTCTGCCACCTGGGCGGGTGCAGGGGGGgctgcctggctgcacctcGTGCTCCGCAACCTCCACACCCAGACGGTGACCAAGACCCTATCAGCCAAGAGAGGCCTCACCAGCTACAGCTTCCAGCATCTCCAGCCTGGCACCCAGTACTGGCTGGGGCTGAGTGTTGTGGCCGGGCCCTACACTATGGATGGGCCCAATGCCACAGCCTGGACAT ACCCCCTGAGCCCCACCAACGTGACGCTGAGTGGAGCGGAGGAGCAGAACTCCCTGCAGGCTCACTGGAGCATCCCAGCAGGACAGAGGGACTTCTACCTGGTGACACTGCGGGAGGTGGAGGGCGGTGCTCCCACCAGGAACATCTCCATCGGGGGGGACAACGGCCGCGTCGCCTTCCATGGGCTGAGCCCTGGCAAGCAGTACTCTGTGCAGGTGACAGCGGTGGCTGGGCCTTACCGGGCTTCTGCCCGCAGCGCGGCAGCCTGGACAC AGCCACTCCCACCATCTGCTTTGAGCCTGTCCAGCCACGGTAGCCCCTCCAGCCTACAAGCCAGCTGGGAGGAGGCCATGGGAGAGGGCTACATGGTGGCCCTCAGCCCCACGGAGCGCCCTGTGAAGAACAGCTCTCTGCTCATAGGTGCCACCAATGTCACCTATGAGGGCCTCCATCCCGGGACCCTCTACACCTTTGAGGTCAGCACTGTGGCTGGTCCCTACACCTCCATGCCCCTGCGCATCACCAACTGGACAT ATCCTTTGCCCCTGGAGCAGCTGACGCTCAGCAATCAGGGCTGCAGTACCTCTCTGCAAGCAGCCTGGAGAGCAGCGCTCACCGGCAGCACTGGCTACACGGGCACCCTCTGGGAGAGCAGATCTCAGGAGCGGGTCAGAAATGTGTCTGTGGGGAACAACTGGATGAATGTCACTTTTGAGGACCTGGTCCCTGGGCGACAGTATACACTGGAGATGGCTGCTATGGCTGGGCCTTACAGATCCAGCGTGCGGTCAGCCACAGACTGGACAT ACCCGCTGGCTCCATCTGGTGTCACCTTGACCAACACCCGGCACCCGCTGGGACTCTCAGCCTTCTGGGACAAGGCTGCAGGAGACGTGGACCAGTTCCACCTCCAGCTCTACAGCAAGAGCCACCCAGTGCAGAGGAACATCTCAGTGGGACCAAACATCCACAACTTCACCTTCCTGGGGCTGACCCCTGGCGTGCAGTACTTCCTGAAGGTCTCCGTCCTCGCCGGCCCCTACCGATCCTCATCGCACTTTGCCACCGAGTGGACAT ATCCACTGTCTCTGGCTAACGTGAGCGTGCAGCCTGGCAGGAGACCGCAGGAGCTGCATGTGAGCTGGGTGGAGTCAGGTGGTGGCAGGGAGCATTTGGTACAGCTCTTGGTGGCAGAGTCCATGTCCATCATCAGGAACGTATCCGTGCCCCATGGTGTCACCCACCTTGACCTGGAGGGACTGGTGCCAGGCTCCCGGTACCAAGTGGAGATCATTTCTCAGGCTGGGCCTCATCGTATCTCCTCTCAGACTGCCATCGGCTACACGG TCCCACTACCTCCACTCTCCCTGTCCACCAGCCCTGTGGGCACTGCCTGGGCTCTGGCTGTGCACTGGGAGACCCCTCCAGGCCAGAGGGACGGATACCTGCTCAGCGTGCTCGAGGAGGGCTCTTCCTCCCCAGCAAGGAACCTGGAAGTGGGGAAGGACAGCACCAACGTCACCCTGATGCAGCTGACACCGGGAGCGTGCTACCTGGTTGGGATCTGGGCTGTAGCCGGAGCCTTCCGCTCCCTCCCCAGGAACACCACTGGCTGCACAG TTCCTGCTGCTCCAACAAACTTGAGCCTGACCAACCCAGGCAGCTCCTCTGAGCTCCACGCGTGGTGGAACAAACCCCTTGGCAGGAGGGACCACTACCGTGTTGTCCTGCACAGCCTCACCCAGAGCAGAGATCGGGTGCAGACGGTGAGCCAGGATACCCAGAACATCATCTGGACTCACCTGGAGGCAGGCAGCAGGTTTGCTGTGCAGGTCATTGCCGTCAAAGGCTCTTTGGAAGCCTCCTCTGCCAACGTCACCCAATGGACAT ATCCCTTGGCCCCTGCCAACCTCACCCTGCGCAGCCCTTCAGCCTCAGCACTGCGGGCATCCTGGGCAGCCGTGGGGCGAGGAGCAGAGAGTTATGTGGCAGAGCTGTATGACACAGCCTCCAGTCGCCGTGTCGGACATGCAGTGCTGGGTGGGGGTGCCAGGAGCCACATCTTCCACAGCCTGAACCCCGGAACCCACTACAGAGTGGCAGTGAGAGCCACAGCTGGGCCCTACCACACCCGCACCTCCAACCTCACCCACTGCACAC GCCCACTGCCCCCAAATGCTGTGTGTCTGCTGAACACCGGGCACCCCGACAGGCTGAGTGCATCCTGGGGGGCTGCGGCTGGGGGGCACGATGGCTACATGCTGACCCTGTACCACGCCGGGCTGGGCACCACGGCAGCCACAGCATCAGCTGGGAGAGACACCCACAACGTCACCTTCACGGGGCTGGCCCCAGGGTACGAGTACTGCCTGGAGGTCAGTGCCACAGCTGGACCATACCAGACAGCAGCACCCAACGTCAGTGGTTGGACAT ccccactgcccccGACTGCTGTGCGCCTGCTGAACACCGGGCACCCTGACAGGCTGAGCGCGTCCTGGGGGGCTGCGGCCGGGGGGCACAATGGCTACGTGCTGTCCCTGTACCACGCCGGGCTGGGCACCACGGCAGCCACAGCATCAGCTGGGAGAGACACCCACAACGTCACCTTCACGGGGCTGGCCCCAGGAAGCAAGTACTTGCTGGAGGTGGCCTCCATAGCTGGGTCCTACCAGACACCAGCGGGGAATGTCAGCAACTGGACAT ATCCCCTGGCACCCCGTAATGTGTACATGACAAACCAGGGGTACCCCAACAGGCTGAGTGTGTCCTGGAGAGCTGAACCGCAGGGACACGATGGTTACAGGCTGCTCCTGTACCACTCGGGATCGGGTGTGTTGGCAGCCAGCACATCTGTTGGGAAAGGCATTGGCAAGTTCACTTTTTCTGGCCTGGATCCGGGACACAAATACCTGCTGGAGGTGGTCTCCATGGCAGGGCCCTATACAGCCTCTGCGGGGAACATCAGCGACTGGACAA CCCCCTCGGTTCCCCATAATCTCTCTGTGGTGTTGGAGGGGAACAGCACAGTGCTCATCTCCTGGGGCAGTGTCCCTGGGCAGCAGGACGACTGCCAGCTGTGGCTGCGGGACCCCCGGAACAGCTCACTGCCACGGCAGCACGCGCTCACCAAGGGGCAATTCCAGCACCTCCTGCATGGGCTGACCCCAGGCAGGAACTACTCCGTGTCCCTGAGCTGTGTGGCTGGGCCCTATTGGAGCAGCACCAAGCCCTTGGTGGTGGCCATGG AACCAAACCCGGTGGAGGATGTGCAGTGCCTGCCGGAGTCGAGGAGCCTTTTTGTGaactggagcagctctcctggagACGTGGAAGCTTATGAGGTGGTGACAGAGAGGCTCTCAGATGGCCCTCCCACCCCCAAGCACTCTGTGAGTGTTCCCATGAGCCAGGCCAgcctggaggggctgcagcCAAACTCCTCATACCGAATCGCTGTGAGCACTGTGGGCATCAACGCAATGAAGAGCCCAGCTGTCACTCTGCTCTGCAACACAACAGCAGAGG ccctccccccacccctgcGAGCAGAAGTCTTCCAGATAGAGGCCAGCTCCACCGTCATCATTTCATCTGACCTGTTCAGTGAGGAGAATGGCCAAATCGAGTACTATGGAGTTGTTGCTACCACTAATGACTCAT tgctgaggcCCACCCAGGACATCATGTCCAGCACGTGGTACGACCACTACTATGGGACAGAGGACTCCTACCTGGCTGTGCTCATCCCCAATCCCTTCCACCCGAGCTCCACCCAATCCCCTGAAACCTGGCGTGTGCCCATGGGGACGGAGGAGTGCAGCCAGACCCGGGCAATGTGCAATGGGAAGCTGAAAGCCAATGAGCAGTACAG GTTCAGCATTGCTGCCTTCACCAAGTACGACCCTGTCACCCCTGCGGTGTCATTCACCACCTTCTCAG CTGCTGGAGATAGCATGGACACAGCTCCGCTCCCAGTGCCAATAATAGCTGGGATCGCTGTGGGATTTCTGTTGACATTGGCTGCTATTTTTGCTTTGGTCTACTGGAAGCAGCTCAGAGCGAGGAG GACACAGAAGAGCAGCCTGCCCCAGGAAATGGTGACCTACAGCTTGAG AAATGTCCACCGGCCGGTTCCCATACAGAACTTCAAGCAATACTACGAGATGAAGACAGCAAGTGGGAACCACGCTTTTTTCCAGGAGTTTGAG GAGCTGAAGGAGGTTGGGAAGGAACAGCTGAAGGTGGGGGCTGAGCTACCAGCCAACGTCTCCAAGAACAGATACCCACACGTGCTGCCCT ACGATCACTCTCGGGTCAGGTTGAGCCAACTGGGGGACGACCTGCACTCGGACTACATCAATGCCAACTTTGTGCCT GGCTATACATCCCCACAGGAGTTCATTGTCACCCAAGGGCCCCTGAAGAAAACCATCGAGGACTTCTGGAGGCTGGTGTGGGAGCAGAATGTCTGCAACATCATCATGCTGACAGTGTGCATGGAGAACGGGCGG GTTCTCTGTGATCACTACTGGCCATCTGAAGCTGCCCCTGTCTCCTACGGGCAGGTCCAGGTTCACCTGCTGTCTCACAGCAGCGCTGAGGAGTGGACCATGCGTGAGTTCAAGTTGTGGCAT GAGGGTCTTCGGGCAGAACGGCACGTGTCCCACCTGCACTACACTGCATGGCCTGACCACGGGATCCCAGAGTCCACAACGTCCATTCTGACCTTCAGGGAACTGGTCCGGGAGCACATCCAGAGTGCCAAGGATGCTGGGCCGACCCTGGTGCACTGCAG TGCTGGGGTGGGCCGCAGTGGCACCTTCATTGCTCTGGACcggctgctgcagcagatgaaGCAGGAGAAGGTGGTGGACATGTTTGGTGTGGTCTATACTTTGCGGATGAACCGCTACCAGATGATCCAGACATTG TCCCAGTATATTTTCCTGCACAGCTGTATCCTGGACAAGATCTTGGAGGAACCACTGCTGGGTTTATCAGGGACAGAGAC GTCCTGCCCCATCCCACTGAAAAGCTTTGCACAGCACTACTCCCAGAACTCAGCCAAGTCCAACATGGGCTTCCTGAGGGAGTACGAG ACCCTCCTGGAGGTCGCCAAGGAGGAAACCAGCTCTGCTACACCATCACTGGGCACCCAGCAAGCACGGCCCTCATCCAGCATCCTGCCAT ATGATCGCTCCAGAGTGAAGTTTTCCCTGCTGGACCAGGGCCCTTTCTCAGGTCTGCAGGTGTGGCGTGTCCCG ggctgcagctccagcagagaCTATCTGGCTGTCCAGGGGCCTGACAAGCTGACTGTGGAGGACTTCTGGATGCTGGTGTGGGAGCAGGACGTTCACACCATCCTAACACTGCTGCCGTGGCAGGAGGTAGGGGAG gtCCCATATGACACGTGCTGGCCACTGGAAGGAGACTCAGTCTGCACAAAGCTGCTGACCATCCAGTGTGGCACAGAGAAGCCTGCCTCGGGCTGGAGGTGTATCCAGCTCAAAGTGAAGCAC gagaaaaaaggaaaggagaagcaggTGCAGCAGTTCCTGTACAGGCTGtggagcagcaaggagcagccaAATGTCCAGAACCTGGTGGAGCTCCTCACTGCCATCAGGCGGTGCGTGCCCAACAGGAAGAGGGCCAGCCCTCTCCTTCTGCACTGCAG TGGTGGTGAGAACCAGATGGGGACACTGATTGCCCTGGATTGCCTGCTGCACCAGCTGAAAACAGAGAGGACTGTggatgtctatggggtgacCCTCCAGCTgatgagaagctgctgcttcatgACCCCCACACTG GATCAGTACATGTTCCTGTACACCTGCATCCGGGACATCATCACTCAGAAGCAGCCCTAA